One Ricinus communis isolate WT05 ecotype wild-type chromosome 1, ASM1957865v1, whole genome shotgun sequence DNA window includes the following coding sequences:
- the LOC8268797 gene encoding cytochrome P450 71B10, translating to MNENFRLNPERKNIKSMASLWQLSLLLLLPLLFFFLKRKLQAKTRIKNHPPGPPSLPIIGNFHQLGVLPHQSLCQYSKKYGSVMLVKLGRVPTVIISSSGAAKELFKTHDLNSCSRPLLTGSGKLSYNYLDIAFTPYGDYWRDMRKLCVLELFSAKRVQSFQFIREQEVSLLIDSISKSSSSCPVDLSEKAMTLTANIICRAAFGKSFQERGLGHERFQEVIHEGLATLGSFCAADFFPYVGWIVDRITGLHARLERNFQEFDTFYQKIIDDHIQKGREDGSQQQEDIIDVLLELEKSHREEFGAFQFSKDHIKAILMNIFLAGVDTGAITLVWAMTELIRNPRVMKKAQEEIRSCIGDKRKVSEIDIEKLGYLKIVLKETLRIHPPGVLLIPRETMAQFSINGYDIYPKTRIQVNVWAMGRDPKIWKNPQEFYPERFLDSSIDYKGMNYELLPFGGGRRGCPGITMGMTTVELALANLLFYFDWKLPYNMKIEDINMEEAPGLTIHKKEPLLLVPTIYQPVSKTDHVIAS from the exons CTctgttatttttcttcttgaaaaggaaactacaagctaagaCTCGTATAAAGAATCATCCCCCAGGCCCTCCTAGCCTTCCAATTATCGGCAATTTTCACCAACTTGGAGTATTGCCTCATCAATCTTTGTGCCAATATTCTAAGAAATACGGTTCTGTCATGCTCGTAAAACTTGGTCGTGTTCCTACTGTTATCATTTCTTCTTCAGGAGCAGCAAAGGAACTCTTCAAAACTCATGATCTGAACAGTTGTAGCAGACCTCTTTTGACTGGTAGCGGAAAGCTATCTTACAACTATCTTGATATAGCTTTTACACCTTATGGAGATTACTGGAGAGATATGAGAAAGCTTTGTGTTCTTGAACTCTTTAGTGCTAAAAGAGTGCAGTCTTTTCAATTCATTAGAGAACAAGAGGTGTCTTTGCTAATTGATTCCATTTCtaaatcttcttcttcttgtcctGTAGATCTGAGTGAAAAAGCTATGACCCTTACTGCTAATATAATATGTAGAGCAGCTTTTGGCAAAAGTTTCCAAGAAAGAGGATTAGGCCATGAAAGATTTCAAGAAGTGATTCATGAAGGTTTGGCTACGTTGGGGAGTTTTTGTGCAGCTGATTTCTTCCCTTATGTAGGTTGGATTGTTGATAGAATAACTGGTCTCCATGCAAGACTGGAAAGAAACTTTCAAGAATTTGATACTTTCTATCAGAAGATCATTGATGATCACATCcaaaaaggaagagaagaCGGGAGTCAACAACAAGAAGATATTATTGATGTTTTGCTTGAACTGGAAAAATCTCACCGTGAAGAATTTGGAGCTTTTCAATTTTCCAAAGATCATATTAAAGCTATTCTTATG AATATTTTCTTGGCTGGAGTGGACACTGGAGCAATAACCTTAGTATGGGCTATGACAGAACTTATTAGAAACCCAAGAGTGATGAAAAAAGCAcaagaagaaataagaagtTGCATCggagataaaagaaaagtatctGAAATTGACATTGAAAAGCTTGGatacttaaaaatagtattgAAGGAAACTTTGAGAATACACCCACCAGGTGTGCTACTAATTCCAAGGGAAACTATGGCACAATTCAGCATCAATGGGTATGATATTTATCCCAAAACTCGAATTCAAGTAAATGTATGGGCGATGGGAAGAGATCCAAAAATATGGAAGAACCCTCAAGAGTTTTATCCTgagagattcttagacagttcTATTGATTATAAAGGGATGAATTATGAACTGTTACCATTTGGTGGTGGAAGGAGAGGCTGCCCCGGTATAACTATGGGAATGACCACTGTAGAACTTGCACTTGCaaatcttttgttttattttgattggaAATTGCCTTATAATATGAAGATAGAAGATATCAACATGGAAGAAGCACCTGGTCTTACTATCCATAAAAAAGAACCTCTATTGCTTGTGCCAACTATATACCAACCAGTGTCAAAAACTGATCATGTAATAGCTAGTTAG